A genomic segment from Pseudomonas mendocina encodes:
- a CDS encoding malonate decarboxylase subunit delta, translated as METLSFQFPAGQPAQGRALVGCVGSGDLEVLFEPGQAGTLAIEVVTSVNGSASRWQLLFERMFREQQLPALNIAIHDFGATPGVVRLRLEQGLEELNHG; from the coding sequence ATGGAAACCCTGTCTTTTCAATTCCCCGCCGGGCAACCGGCCCAGGGTCGCGCGCTGGTGGGTTGCGTCGGTTCCGGCGACCTGGAAGTGCTGTTCGAACCCGGTCAGGCCGGCACCCTGGCGATCGAAGTGGTCACCTCGGTCAATGGCAGTGCGTCGCGCTGGCAGCTTTTGTTCGAGCGCATGTTTCGCGAGCAGCAACTGCCTGCACTGAACATCGCGATTCATGATTTCGGCGCCACGCCCGGCGTGGTGCGCCTGCGCCTGGAACAGGGCCTGGAGGAACTCAACCATGGCTGA
- a CDS encoding biotin-independent malonate decarboxylase subunit beta, with protein sequence MAEQNIQRLLAQRSFTELGARERARALLDGGSFRELLDPFARLMSPWLPKQGIVPQADDGVVVAKGLIDGQPAVVIAIEGAFQGGSLGEVGGAKIAGALELSAEDNRNGTPTRAVLLLETGGVRLQEANLGLAAIAEIQAAIVELRQYQPVIGLVAGPVGCFGGMSIAAGLCSYLLVTREARLGLNGPQVIEQEAGIDEYDSRDRPFIWSLTGGEQRHASSLVDGYVSDDVEAIRSELHGLFAKGKPELERSRRHAWFLERLRDVDTSIQADAAAVRNAYQGA encoded by the coding sequence ATGGCTGAGCAGAATATCCAACGCCTGCTGGCGCAGCGCAGCTTTACCGAACTCGGTGCCCGCGAGCGGGCCCGCGCATTGCTCGATGGCGGCAGCTTCCGCGAGCTGCTCGACCCCTTTGCCCGGCTGATGTCGCCCTGGCTGCCCAAGCAGGGCATCGTGCCCCAGGCCGATGACGGCGTGGTGGTGGCCAAGGGGCTGATCGATGGCCAGCCAGCGGTGGTGATCGCCATCGAAGGTGCTTTCCAGGGCGGCAGCCTTGGCGAAGTGGGCGGGGCGAAGATTGCCGGCGCCTTGGAACTCTCGGCCGAAGACAACCGTAACGGCACGCCGACCCGCGCCGTGCTGCTGCTGGAAACCGGCGGCGTGCGCCTGCAGGAAGCCAACCTGGGCCTGGCGGCCATCGCCGAGATCCAGGCTGCCATCGTCGAGCTGCGCCAGTATCAGCCGGTAATCGGCCTGGTTGCTGGTCCAGTTGGCTGCTTTGGCGGCATGTCCATCGCCGCCGGGTTGTGCAGCTACCTGCTGGTGACCCGCGAGGCGCGCCTGGGGCTCAACGGCCCGCAGGTGATCGAGCAGGAAGCCGGGATCGATGAATACGACTCGCGCGACCGCCCCTTTATCTGGAGCCTGACCGGCGGCGAGCAGCGTCACGCCAGCAGCCTGGTCGACGGCTACGTGAGTGATGACGTTGAGGCCATTCGCAGCGAGCTGCATGGGCTGTTCGCCAAGGGCAAACCTGAGCTTGAGCGCAGCCGTCGCCATGCCTGGTTCCTTGAGCGCCTGCGTGACGTCGACACCTCGATCCAGGCTGATGCCGCTGCCGTGCGCAACGCCTACCAGGGAGCATGA
- a CDS encoding malonate decarboxylase holo-ACP synthase gives MHTPRPHDLLWGLRPEQLPQEAPAWARAALGGHVPVVVRRAPAESGWVAVGIRGAAREQRYATWMRLSEISRLVTPQAVARAGRWRSHAQPHWPALRALSLLAPRLDALGLAWGVTGSLGFELASGISAAHPDSDLDLSLRAPRHLPRDWARTLCRLLDEAPVRIDLQLETPHGAVALREWASEAPRVLLKTQNGPLLVSDPWQLQQVAA, from the coding sequence ATGCATACCCCCCGTCCACATGATCTGCTCTGGGGCCTGCGTCCCGAGCAACTGCCACAGGAGGCGCCGGCCTGGGCCCGTGCCGCCCTGGGCGGGCATGTGCCGGTGGTGGTGCGCCGTGCGCCGGCCGAGTCCGGCTGGGTCGCGGTGGGTATTCGTGGCGCCGCTCGTGAGCAGCGTTACGCCACCTGGATGCGCCTGAGCGAGATCAGCCGTCTGGTCACCCCACAGGCAGTCGCCCGCGCCGGGCGCTGGCGCAGTCATGCGCAGCCACACTGGCCGGCATTGCGCGCCCTGAGTCTATTGGCACCGCGTCTCGATGCCTTAGGCCTGGCCTGGGGCGTGACCGGCAGCCTGGGCTTCGAGCTGGCCAGCGGCATCAGCGCCGCGCATCCAGACAGCGATCTCGATCTGTCTCTGCGTGCGCCGCGCCACCTGCCGCGCGATTGGGCGCGCACTCTGTGCCGACTGTTGGACGAGGCGCCGGTGCGTATCGATCTGCAATTGGAAACGCCGCATGGCGCCGTGGCGCTACGCGAATGGGCCAGCGAGGCGCCGCGCGTTCTGCTGAAAACCCAGAACGGCCCGCTGCTGGTCAGCGACCCGTGGCAGTTGCAGCAGGTGGCAGCATGA
- the mdcE gene encoding biotin-independent malonate decarboxylase subunit gamma, whose amino-acid sequence MTTAQEKRGLHWFNALAGNAQSIPGLPASLRVADGELAGQAVRYLAVIADANNPFPRARSGEVGLLEGWGLAQAVDEAIEADRDQAHKRALIAIVDVPSQAYGRREEAYGIHQALAGAVDAYARARLAGHAVIGLLVGKAMSGAFLAHGYQANRLIALHDAGVMVHAMGKAAAARITLRSVDELETLAASVPPMAYDLDNYASLGLLSEVLDVEQVTQPTASDLACVQDALGRALSDIAASPRDLRNRLGAANRAASTQVRELLRAQW is encoded by the coding sequence ATGACAACTGCACAGGAAAAACGCGGCCTGCACTGGTTCAACGCCTTGGCCGGCAATGCTCAGTCGATCCCCGGACTGCCGGCCTCGCTACGCGTGGCCGATGGCGAACTGGCCGGCCAGGCGGTGCGCTATCTGGCGGTGATCGCCGATGCCAACAATCCCTTCCCCCGCGCCCGTAGCGGCGAGGTCGGCTTGCTCGAAGGTTGGGGGTTGGCGCAGGCCGTGGATGAAGCCATCGAGGCGGATCGCGACCAGGCGCACAAGCGCGCGCTGATCGCCATTGTCGACGTGCCGAGCCAGGCCTACGGGCGCCGCGAGGAAGCCTACGGTATTCATCAGGCTCTGGCCGGCGCGGTGGACGCCTATGCCCGTGCCCGCCTGGCCGGCCATGCGGTGATCGGTCTGCTGGTGGGCAAGGCCATGTCCGGCGCCTTCCTCGCCCATGGCTACCAGGCCAACCGCCTGATAGCCCTGCATGACGCCGGGGTGATGGTGCACGCCATGGGCAAGGCCGCCGCCGCGCGCATCACCCTGCGCAGCGTCGACGAGCTGGAGACGCTGGCCGCCAGCGTGCCACCGATGGCCTACGACCTCGACAACTACGCCTCGCTTGGTCTGCTGTCGGAGGTGCTCGACGTGGAGCAGGTGACGCAGCCGACGGCTTCCGATCTGGCCTGCGTGCAGGATGCATTGGGACGCGCCCTGAGCGATATCGCCGCCAGCCCGCGCGATCTGCGTAACCGCCTGGGCGCCGCCAACCGCGCGGCATCCACACAGGTGCGCGAACTGCTGCGTGCGCAGTGGTAG